attgttgATCTTTGAGGCAAACAAAGACACAATCAACAGCACAAAACACAAGAGTCGGAATGTATTTGTTACACAAACGCAGGTGCATACATTACCAAGTGTCACTAAGAGTGAGTAGTAACATAAAAAGAGTTATCTCTAGGTttaccaataggatttcattatttcaaattcgatatatttttaaaaataaaacaaaatattgtcaagttatattatgttttttaagtaaaaaaaaaatagtagttacagaagaaaaaaaattaaaaaaaaaatatttttaacatcgtCAGCAAAATCCTaatccataaaccctaaatcttaaatcctaaactttgggtaaatcataaacccttgggtaaaccttaaacctttggataaaccctaaacccttggataaaccctaaacccttggaaaaattctaaactctaaataaaaacactaaacactaaaactctaaaccctaaaccctaaatcataaaccgtaaatccttgagtgttttagtgtttagtgattttgatttagagtttaagatttatcctagagtttagggtttatctaaaggtttagggtttaggatttagggtttaatgttttgatgacgactttaaaaatatttttttgtaattactactattttttatttatttctttttattttttaattttaaaaagataatataatttgacaatattttaattatttttttaaaagatgtcgaatatgaaataacacaatcatattggttggtgaacataAAGGATCATCACAGGGGTGAACGCAAGAATAAGTCTAAAAAACAAACGTAACTTATTAAACTTGCTTCTACCAACGTCACTGATAGTGACATACACGTATAATGTTTCCACCAATTATCTAGCGCTCAAATTAGTAATAAAAACCACTAAAAATGGTTTGGGCCTGTGGTCAAAACCCACTAAAAAGGGAATAACAGAACTACTAATAGCTTTTCCATGAAATGGGCTTGGGCTTCACTAAAACATATCTCTTACTACTCACCATCTCTCGTCATCGTCGGATCACAGTGACTCGCTGCTGGCTTTGGACTGTGTCGTTCCGACCAGAGGATCTCTGTCTCTGGTAATGCTCTTCTCTATTCAATTCCTGATCGCTACTTTCTACAATGTCGAATTTCGTTTTCGGCGGATCAAAAATCGTTACCATTTGaaattacagcaaaaaaaaatgaatcgaAAGAGTTCAAAAATCATGAATCTCATTGCTTTGCTTATGATTCATTTTGAGTTCCGATCTAGTATACATACACATCGCATTTATATGCTTAAACACACATGCAAAGACACGTTAGAGTTGTTAATTTTGTTAATTAACAATATGGTTAAGAGTTATGTTTTAATGTGTTCGTTAATTAAACTGCAGTGACTTACACTAAGATGGAGGAAGGCACTTCTTCTGGTTCACGGAGGACACGGTCCCAAGTTGCTCCGGAATGGACACTCAAAGACTGTCTGATCCTCGTCAACGAGATCGCTGCCGTTGAATCAGACTGTTCCAATGCGTTATCCAGCTTCCAGAAATGGACAATGATCTCAGACAACTGTAACGCATTGGATGTACACAGAACGTTTAACCAGTGCAGGAGGAAATGGGATTCTTTGGTCTCTGATTACAGCCAGATCAAGAAGTGGGAGTCTCAGGAACGAGGCAGTGTCCATTCGTATTGGTCACtgagtgttgagaagaggagGAAACTGAATCTCCCGGGGAATGTAGATAACGAGCTTTTCCAAGCCATCAATGCGGTTGTGATGATCcaagagaacaaagatgggagtGAACCTGATTCTGATAGTGACCCAGATGCTCAAGAAGACTTTGACGTTGTTGATGTCACTGCTGAGTTAGGTACACACACTAATAGCTCTTCTCTTCTTTGGTCCCTTAACCAAAGAACAACACTTTGTCTTTCTTAGGAATCTTAAGAACAAATTGAGCATAGACAAAGACTTATACAGTACTTTGTTGGTATAGTTTATTAGGAATCTCTGTAAAAACACTGTGTTCTGTTGTGGTTCCCATGAAACAATAAGCTCTATAGTGCACTACTGTCTGTGTTTATTGCTAACCCCCTTGAATCATTTGTTTGTGAAAATGAGCTTTTGCAGGATCAAAAAGGTCAAGACAACGAACTATGGTCGTCATGAAGGAGAACCCGCCACATAAGAGAAAGACAGAAGAGGAGGCACGGAGGAAAAACATTCAAGAGCAACGTGCAAAAGCAACCCATCAGAAGAAGAAAACCATGGAAGTGAAGAAGAAGCCGGTGGTAGAAATCTCcactgatgaagaagaagaagaagcgatgAGCATAGAAGAAGAGGTTAAAGCGTTGGAAGCGAAGCTAGGTGAGAAAACTGACATGATACATGCAATAGTCGGGAGAAATCTAGCAAAGGGAAGTGAAACAGAGGATGATGTTGGCATTGAGGACAAGTTAAAGTTTGTGAAACAGCAAGGAGACGAGCTCATCGCTTGTCTGAGTGAGATTGCTTATACGCTTGATAGGCTCCGTGAAGTTCCACAAGAAATCTGAGTGGTGATTTTCCAAGCTGATTAACTTTCAGATGTAAATGTTAATATGCTAAGGCTTTTGCTTCTTTGGAGTTATCTAGTTGTGTAGTGTTTTGTAAGAGACTAGCTGTATGTGtgtatatgtattttttcaaaaaaaaaaaaaggttaagaaAATTTCATTGGGCCATGAAGTCATTTTGTTTAAACAGTGAAACACAGTTTAATATTGTGAATTAACCAATGTGGTAAGtagtacatttttttttgtgaagctTGTGATTATGAACTTCATCGTACATGTGTGGAAGAACAAGAAGCATGGTTTGGTTTAGCAAATTAGAAACTCGTAGTGAATTCGTCTTAAaagatttttgtaattttagtaAAGATCAAGATTTGTTGATGTTCTGAAATTAAGACTCAAAGTCAATGTACCTATATGGCTAATCAAGATCGTTGTGGATTAGAGATTACATGGCCTTCCTCTTCCTCATCTACCGTTGGCTTGATCCTCTATATAGTCTCACTTTTTTGTTTGGGCCAGACGAGAGTTTCAGTGCTTTGTAAGTAACCTCACCTGGTTCAATGTTCTGCCAAGTAAAAAGTTTATCCAAATGAAAAGGACAATCCTCGAGCAGTTGTAGTAAAAGGtgaataaaaaagtaaaatgttACAGAAGACAAACATGAGCATGAAAAGACTTGCTGCTTGCTCGTAGCTTCAAAGCTACTTACGCGCGTGTGAAACAGTTTTCACTAGGAGAGTGTGCTGCTTCGAGAGCTGTCCTAATAAATAAACGAATTTGCCAGCAAAAGACGGACCcaacattaaataaaatcaataaaagGAAAATCGGAGTGTGGGAAAGGTAAATGGGAAGCGACGACTACTGAAGTGACTcatctcctctcctctcctctcctcctCCTTGTTTAGGTTTCTGAGCTCTGAAACTCATCGGAACTAATTGCAATTTTGGGGAGGTTTTGATTACTCTCGATGGATCaccttttttttctctgttgaTCTTTGTACTTATCCAAGTACCAGAAGTCAAGAGGTTTCTTTCATGCCTTGCAGCTCTAAAGGTAAACCATGTTCATGGAATCATCGGATCTGTGTCTTGTTTGTGGAGAAATGAAACTTCTTTGTAGACCCCATTTGTGTTTTCTTCCTATTGAAATTTGGATTTCAACTGTAAAGATACAAACTTTACCTACTTTGAGTACCCTTTAGAATCAAGGATCTGGGTTTAGCTTCTTTCACTAAAAGTTTCATTCTTTTATGTATGTAGATGGGTCTAGAGGATCCTTAGCTTCTTGCTTCGCTCTTAGAGGAAACATTTCTACCTAGATTGATGCATGGATTaaccatttctttctttttttttctcttttgttacCGAGACATAACTCTAAAttgtctttcttctttttttttttttttttttttgctttaggtGCATGTTGGAGTGATTGAAAGAGATCGCTACATGTGACTAGGTTGGGGTCAGACCTCCCTCATAAACACCACGTGACACGAGATTAGAAAGGATGCTTGAGGGACCTAAGTTCGATATGCTCGCTCCTGGCAATCACCACAATTACGATGCCTTTACGCAAGACTTTTACCAAAAGCTCGGCCAAGAAGGCACTAACATGTCCACGGACAGTATGCAGACAAGTAACGCCGGAGGCTCTGTGTCTATGTCTGTGGATAACAGTAGCGTTGGCTCTAGCGATGCTCTTATTGGCCATCCCGGTTTGAAGCCTATGCGTCATCCTTACTCTCTCTCCGTTGGACAAAGCGTGTTTCGCCCTGGGAGAGTCACACATGCACTTAACGGTGATGCCTTGGCACAAGCGTTGATGGATAGTAACCATCCAACTCAGGGACTGGCTAACTATGAAGAGTGGACTATAGATTTGAGGAAACTCCACATGGGTCCTGCTTTTGCTCAGGGAGCATTTGGTAAGTTATACAGAGGGACTTACAAAGGAGAGGACGTAGCGATTAAGCTACTCGAGAGGCCAGAGAACAGCCCTGAGAAGGCCCAAGCCCTGGAGCAGCAGTTTCAGCAGGAGGTTTCCATGCTTGCGTTTTTGAAGCACCCCAACATCGTTAGGTTTATCGGCGCATGCGTTAAACCGATGGTGTGGTGCATCGTGACTGAATATGCAAAAGGAGGCTCTGTCAGACAGTTTTTGACGAAGAGACAGAACCGAGCTGTGCCTTTGAAGCTGGCTGTTAAGCAGGCGTTGGATGTCGCTAGAGGTATGGCTTACGTCCATGAGCGCAACTTTATTCACAGGGACTTGAAGTCAGATAACCTCCTCATATCGGCTGATCGGTCCATCAAGATTGCCGATTTTGGAGTGGCAAGAATTGAAGTTCAAACTGAAGGGATGACACCAGAGACCGGGACTTACAGATGGATGGCTCCGTAAGTTGAATAGTTTCTCTTGTCTTGTCCTTTATAACCTTAAACTAAAGTCTTGTCTGTGGATTGATGCAGAGAGATGATTCAGCATAGACCCTACACTCAAAAAGTGGACGTCTACAGTTTTGGAATCGTCCTATGGGAGTTGATAACGGGTCTGTTACCGTTCCAGAACATGACAGCGGTTCAAGCTGCATTTGCTGTGGTGAACCGAGGAGTGCGTCCAACGGTCCCAGCGGATTGTCTCCCTGTGCTTGGGGAGATCATGACACGTTGCTGGGATGCGAACCCTGAAGTCCGTCCTTGTTTTGCAGAGATTGTCAATCTTCTTGAGGGAGCTGAAACAGAGGTAATGACGACTGTGAGAAAAGCCCGTTTCAGATGTTGCATGACGCAACCAATGACAATCGACTAATCTGTTGTGTCAAGAATAATAAAGAAGAGAGACATAAAAGGAGGAAGAAAACAGAGAGGAAGCAAGAAGAGGTTTTAGATATatgtgagtttgtgtgtgtgtatcaATATGTAATAACATATTTGTATCTCTTTTCCCATATGATAGGAGAAGTAACCCAACCATTTTAGACTACCCGAAAGTTCTAGATTTTATGTACTTGTGACCTGTCTGAAgtgtttggtttagttttcCTTGAATTCATGGTTCTTTACTGTGACAGAGGAGCACTTGATGTGTAAATGAATCCGTGACAACGCAtttattttcttccttttctAAATTCGTGTATCAATAGATTGAAAATAAGATAGTGAACTCatcttaataatatataatgttaACGTTACTTATCAAAACTTTGGATAGTGAATCCATCTTATATAATCTATAGAGCTCAAAAGAAGACGAGATAcatgaaaaaaacattaatgaaTGCTGTTGAGAAAATCCTCTTCGCCACTGCTAATGGAATCACCATCATCAGCACTGTCTTCACCATCACTATCACCAATATCGTCTTCATCATCACCGTCACTTACAATCTCCATAATCCCACCATCAAAGAACATacctccatcatcatcatcaaaatcACTCGCACTGTTATCTTCATTGTCATCGCTGCTCATGTCATCATCTCCACTGTCGCTATCGTCTCCAGCTAGTCCAAGAATCCGGTCCAGGTCATCTTCGtcgtcttcatcatcttcatcttcatcctccGTCTCACCATCATCATCGGGATCCGAGTCATCATCCGTT
The window above is part of the Brassica napus cultivar Da-Ae chromosome C3, Da-Ae, whole genome shotgun sequence genome. Proteins encoded here:
- the LOC106390041 gene encoding trihelix transcription factor ASR3 isoform X1 — translated: MEEGTSSGSRRTRSQVAPEWTLKDCLILVNEIAAVESDCSNALSSFQKWTMISDNCNALDVHRTFNQCRRKWDSLVSDYSQIKKWESQERGSVHSYWSLSVEKRRKLNLPGNVDNELFQAINAVVMIQENKDGSEPDSDSDPDAQEDFDVVDVTAELAFAGSKRSRQRTMVVMKENPPHKRKTEEEARRKNIQEQRAKATHQKKKTMEVKKKPVVEISTDEEEEEAMSIEEEVKALEAKLGEKTDMIHAIVGRNLAKGSETEDDVGIEDKLKFVKQQGDELIACLSEIAYTLDRLREVPQEI
- the LOC106390041 gene encoding trihelix transcription factor ASR3 isoform X2, encoding MEEGTSSGSRRTRSQVAPEWTLKDCLILVNEIAAVESDCSNALSSFQKWTMISDNCNALDVHRTFNQCRRKWDSLVSDYSQIKKWESQERGSVHSYWSLSVEKRRKLNLPGNVDNELFQAINAVVMIQENKDGSEPDSDSDPDAQEDFDVVDVTAELGSKRSRQRTMVVMKENPPHKRKTEEEARRKNIQEQRAKATHQKKKTMEVKKKPVVEISTDEEEEEAMSIEEEVKALEAKLGEKTDMIHAIVGRNLAKGSETEDDVGIEDKLKFVKQQGDELIACLSEIAYTLDRLREVPQEI
- the LOC106390040 gene encoding serine/threonine-protein kinase STY13-like, with product MLEGPKFDMLAPGNHHNYDAFTQDFYQKLGQEGTNMSTDSMQTSNAGGSVSMSVDNSSVGSSDALIGHPGLKPMRHPYSLSVGQSVFRPGRVTHALNGDALAQALMDSNHPTQGLANYEEWTIDLRKLHMGPAFAQGAFGKLYRGTYKGEDVAIKLLERPENSPEKAQALEQQFQQEVSMLAFLKHPNIVRFIGACVKPMVWCIVTEYAKGGSVRQFLTKRQNRAVPLKLAVKQALDVARGMAYVHERNFIHRDLKSDNLLISADRSIKIADFGVARIEVQTEGMTPETGTYRWMAPEMIQHRPYTQKVDVYSFGIVLWELITGLLPFQNMTAVQAAFAVVNRGVRPTVPADCLPVLGEIMTRCWDANPEVRPCFAEIVNLLEGAETEVMTTVRKARFRCCMTQPMTID